In Arachis hypogaea cultivar Tifrunner chromosome 17, arahy.Tifrunner.gnm2.J5K5, whole genome shotgun sequence, a single window of DNA contains:
- the LOC112765082 gene encoding protein PSK SIMULATOR 2 isoform X3, whose amino-acid sequence MGAVCSAGMAEGNAELRGKNTLGFSGKLKKEDSFINKKSETFSDSRSNSRGKKQKKQVADFSGELKSSSPAPKGAKQFIHRGSFLGRASEKAVDVLDSLGSGMPKLNTNSGFASGMASRGKRISILAFEVANTITKGSILFQSLSEENIQFLKKEILQSKGVQQLVSTDMTELINLAAADKRDELCGFSREVARFGNMCKDPQWHNLDRYFSRLDLDHALGDMQSKVEAEKTMQEITSLAQQTSELYHELNAYDRFEQDYQQKIKEMESLNLPLKGEGITFFQSELKHQRKIVRSLKKKSLWSRNMEEIVEKLVDIVTYMHQTIHEFLGNNGTAAADNYSKGSQRLGEAGLALHYANIINQINMIASRPTALPPNTRDTLYHGLPNNIKSSLPSRLQSIDVTKELPITQIKAEMDKTLQCLLPFATNTIKAHQGFGWIGEWANTSGNDFGESTPAESSKLMRIQTLYYADKHKIDNYIVELLAWLHHLISFVRSRQNTLKQMPMRSPPKGRFQPKMLEFLSPDGSGNKTLGREVSEEDRRLLEEVITRRSRPGISKSMDFDAPKKRESRRDRYMAKSASSSPVKEFLGTGMGTRLGSEQQNYNVLDIMDGLGYRDLSF is encoded by the exons ATGGGAGCGGTTTGTTCAGCTGGCATGGCTGAGGGCAATGCTGAGCTGCGAGGGAAGAATACTTTGGGGTTTTCTGGGAAGCTTAAGAAGGAAGATAGCTTTATCAACAAAAAGTCAGAAACTTTTTCAGATTCAAGGAGTAATAGTCGtggtaaaaagcaaaagaagcaGGTCGCTGATTTTTCCGGCGAACTCAAATCCTCCAGTCCCGCTCCAAAAGGGGCAAAACAG TTCATCCACAGGGGCTCTTTTCTGGGAAGAGCTAGTGAGAAGGCCGTTGATGTTCTAGACTCACTTGGGAGTGGCATGCCAAAGTTAAACACCAACAGCGGGTTTGCCTCTGGAATGGCTTCTAGAGGCAAAAGAATATCTATATTGGCTTTTGAAGTAGCTAATACAATAACCAAAGGGTCAATTCTGTTTCAATCACTTTCTGAAGAGAACATTCAGTTCCTTAAAAAGGAGATTCTACAATCAAAAGGAGTTCAACAATTAGTTTCAACTGATATGACTGAGTTAATTAATCTTGCTGCGGCTGACAAAAG GGATGAGCTTTGTGGTTTCTCACGGGAAGTAGCAAGATTTGGAAATATGTGTAAAGATCCGCAGTGGCACAATCTAGATCGATATTTCTCAAG ATTAGACTTGGACCATGCCTTGGGTGATATGCAATCCAAGGTAGAGGCAGAAAAGACAATGCAGGAGATTACCAGTCTAGCTCAGCAGACTTCT GAATTGTACCATGAATTAAATGCTTATGACCGTTTTGAACAAGATTATCAGCAAAAGATTAAGGAAATGGAGTCCTTAAATCTTCCTTTAAAAG GTGAGGGTATCACGTTTTTTCAAAGTGAGCTAAAGCATCAAAGAAAGATTGTGAGGAGCTTGAAAAAGAAGTCTCTTTGGTCCAGAAACATGGAAGAG ATAGTTGAAAAGCTTGTTGATATCGTTACCTATATGCATCAAACTATTCATGAGTTCCTCGGAAACAACG GTACAGCTGCTGCCGATAACTATAGTAAAGGGTCTCAAAGACTGGGCGAAGCTGGTCTTGCACTGCACTATGCTAATATCATCAATCAGATAAATATGATT GCTTCTCGCCCAACAGCTCTTCCCCCAAATACAAGGGACACGTTATATCATGGTTTGCCTAATAATATCAAGAGTTCTCTTCCCTCTCGGTTGCAATCCATTGATGTCACAAAAGAG CTGCCGATCACTCAGATTAAAGCCGAAATGGATAAGACTCTTCAATGCCTTCTTCCATTTGCCACAAATACTATCAA AGCACATCAAGGTTTTGGATGGATCGGTGAATGGGCAAACACAAG TGGTAACGATTTTGGTGAGAGTACACCCGCTGAAAGTAGTAAGCTGATGCGCATCCAGACACTCTATTATGCTGATAAGCATAAAATCGATAATTACATCGTTGAATTGTTGGCATGGCTTCACCATCTGATAAGCTTTGTAAGATCCAGACAGAATACCCTGAAGCAAATGCCTATGCGATCTCCTCCAAAAGGGAGATTCCAGCCCAAGATGCTTGAGTTCCTTTCCCCAGACGGCAGTGGCAACAAGACGTTGGGACGTGAAGTCTCTGAAGAGGATAGGAGGTTGTTAGAGGAGGTGATTACAAGGAGGAGCCGTCCTGGAATTAGCAAAAGCATGGATTTTGATGctccaaagaaaagagaatcaaGAAGAGATCGGTACATGGCCAAAAGCGCTAGCAGTTCGCCTGTCAAGGAGTTCTTGGGTACGGGTATGGGTACGAGACTCGGCTCAGAGCAACAAAACTACAACGTTTTGGATATCATGGATGGATTAGGATACCGAGACCTTTCATTCTGA
- the LOC112765082 gene encoding protein PSK SIMULATOR 2 isoform X2, whose translation MPSADFEVKAELAEALGLLFEEKMGAVCSAGMAEGNAELRGKNTLGFSGKLKKEDSFINKKSETFSDSRSNSRGKKQKKQVADFSGELKSSSPAPKGAKQFIHRGSFLGRASEKAVDVLDSLGSGMPKLNTNSGFASGMASRGKRISILAFEVANTITKGSILFQSLSEENIQFLKKEILQSKGVQQLVSTDMTELINLAAADKRDELCGFSREVARFGNMCKDPQWHNLDRYFSRLDLDHALGDMQSKVEAEKTMQEITSLAQQTSELYHELNAYDRFEQDYQQKIKEMESLNLPLKGEGITFFQSELKHQRKIVRSLKKKSLWSRNMEEIVEKLVDIVTYMHQTIHEFLGNNAAADNYSKGSQRLGEAGLALHYANIINQINMIASRPTALPPNTRDTLYHGLPNNIKSSLPSRLQSIDVTKELPITQIKAEMDKTLQCLLPFATNTIKAHQGFGWIGEWANTSGNDFGESTPAESSKLMRIQTLYYADKHKIDNYIVELLAWLHHLISFVRSRQNTLKQMPMRSPPKGRFQPKMLEFLSPDGSGNKTLGREVSEEDRRLLEEVITRRSRPGISKSMDFDAPKKRESRRDRYMAKSASSSPVKEFLGTGMGTRLGSEQQNYNVLDIMDGLGYRDLSF comes from the exons ATGCCAT CTGCGGATTTTGAAGTAAAAGCTGAATTAGCGGAAGCATTGGGTTTGCTATTTGAAGAAAAAATGGGAGCGGTTTGTTCAGCTGGCATGGCTGAGGGCAATGCTGAGCTGCGAGGGAAGAATACTTTGGGGTTTTCTGGGAAGCTTAAGAAGGAAGATAGCTTTATCAACAAAAAGTCAGAAACTTTTTCAGATTCAAGGAGTAATAGTCGtggtaaaaagcaaaagaagcaGGTCGCTGATTTTTCCGGCGAACTCAAATCCTCCAGTCCCGCTCCAAAAGGGGCAAAACAG TTCATCCACAGGGGCTCTTTTCTGGGAAGAGCTAGTGAGAAGGCCGTTGATGTTCTAGACTCACTTGGGAGTGGCATGCCAAAGTTAAACACCAACAGCGGGTTTGCCTCTGGAATGGCTTCTAGAGGCAAAAGAATATCTATATTGGCTTTTGAAGTAGCTAATACAATAACCAAAGGGTCAATTCTGTTTCAATCACTTTCTGAAGAGAACATTCAGTTCCTTAAAAAGGAGATTCTACAATCAAAAGGAGTTCAACAATTAGTTTCAACTGATATGACTGAGTTAATTAATCTTGCTGCGGCTGACAAAAG GGATGAGCTTTGTGGTTTCTCACGGGAAGTAGCAAGATTTGGAAATATGTGTAAAGATCCGCAGTGGCACAATCTAGATCGATATTTCTCAAG ATTAGACTTGGACCATGCCTTGGGTGATATGCAATCCAAGGTAGAGGCAGAAAAGACAATGCAGGAGATTACCAGTCTAGCTCAGCAGACTTCT GAATTGTACCATGAATTAAATGCTTATGACCGTTTTGAACAAGATTATCAGCAAAAGATTAAGGAAATGGAGTCCTTAAATCTTCCTTTAAAAG GTGAGGGTATCACGTTTTTTCAAAGTGAGCTAAAGCATCAAAGAAAGATTGTGAGGAGCTTGAAAAAGAAGTCTCTTTGGTCCAGAAACATGGAAGAG ATAGTTGAAAAGCTTGTTGATATCGTTACCTATATGCATCAAACTATTCATGAGTTCCTCGGAAACAACG CTGCTGCCGATAACTATAGTAAAGGGTCTCAAAGACTGGGCGAAGCTGGTCTTGCACTGCACTATGCTAATATCATCAATCAGATAAATATGATT GCTTCTCGCCCAACAGCTCTTCCCCCAAATACAAGGGACACGTTATATCATGGTTTGCCTAATAATATCAAGAGTTCTCTTCCCTCTCGGTTGCAATCCATTGATGTCACAAAAGAG CTGCCGATCACTCAGATTAAAGCCGAAATGGATAAGACTCTTCAATGCCTTCTTCCATTTGCCACAAATACTATCAA AGCACATCAAGGTTTTGGATGGATCGGTGAATGGGCAAACACAAG TGGTAACGATTTTGGTGAGAGTACACCCGCTGAAAGTAGTAAGCTGATGCGCATCCAGACACTCTATTATGCTGATAAGCATAAAATCGATAATTACATCGTTGAATTGTTGGCATGGCTTCACCATCTGATAAGCTTTGTAAGATCCAGACAGAATACCCTGAAGCAAATGCCTATGCGATCTCCTCCAAAAGGGAGATTCCAGCCCAAGATGCTTGAGTTCCTTTCCCCAGACGGCAGTGGCAACAAGACGTTGGGACGTGAAGTCTCTGAAGAGGATAGGAGGTTGTTAGAGGAGGTGATTACAAGGAGGAGCCGTCCTGGAATTAGCAAAAGCATGGATTTTGATGctccaaagaaaagagaatcaaGAAGAGATCGGTACATGGCCAAAAGCGCTAGCAGTTCGCCTGTCAAGGAGTTCTTGGGTACGGGTATGGGTACGAGACTCGGCTCAGAGCAACAAAACTACAACGTTTTGGATATCATGGATGGATTAGGATACCGAGACCTTTCATTCTGA
- the LOC112765082 gene encoding protein PSK SIMULATOR 2 isoform X4, with protein sequence MGAVCSAGMAEGNAELRGKNTLGFSGKLKKEDSFINKKSETFSDSRSNSRGKKQKKQVADFSGELKSSSPAPKGAKQFIHRGSFLGRASEKAVDVLDSLGSGMPKLNTNSGFASGMASRGKRISILAFEVANTITKGSILFQSLSEENIQFLKKEILQSKGVQQLVSTDMTELINLAAADKRDELCGFSREVARFGNMCKDPQWHNLDRYFSRLDLDHALGDMQSKVEAEKTMQEITSLAQQTSELYHELNAYDRFEQDYQQKIKEMESLNLPLKGEGITFFQSELKHQRKIVRSLKKKSLWSRNMEEIVEKLVDIVTYMHQTIHEFLGNNAAADNYSKGSQRLGEAGLALHYANIINQINMIASRPTALPPNTRDTLYHGLPNNIKSSLPSRLQSIDVTKELPITQIKAEMDKTLQCLLPFATNTIKAHQGFGWIGEWANTSGNDFGESTPAESSKLMRIQTLYYADKHKIDNYIVELLAWLHHLISFVRSRQNTLKQMPMRSPPKGRFQPKMLEFLSPDGSGNKTLGREVSEEDRRLLEEVITRRSRPGISKSMDFDAPKKRESRRDRYMAKSASSSPVKEFLGTGMGTRLGSEQQNYNVLDIMDGLGYRDLSF encoded by the exons ATGGGAGCGGTTTGTTCAGCTGGCATGGCTGAGGGCAATGCTGAGCTGCGAGGGAAGAATACTTTGGGGTTTTCTGGGAAGCTTAAGAAGGAAGATAGCTTTATCAACAAAAAGTCAGAAACTTTTTCAGATTCAAGGAGTAATAGTCGtggtaaaaagcaaaagaagcaGGTCGCTGATTTTTCCGGCGAACTCAAATCCTCCAGTCCCGCTCCAAAAGGGGCAAAACAG TTCATCCACAGGGGCTCTTTTCTGGGAAGAGCTAGTGAGAAGGCCGTTGATGTTCTAGACTCACTTGGGAGTGGCATGCCAAAGTTAAACACCAACAGCGGGTTTGCCTCTGGAATGGCTTCTAGAGGCAAAAGAATATCTATATTGGCTTTTGAAGTAGCTAATACAATAACCAAAGGGTCAATTCTGTTTCAATCACTTTCTGAAGAGAACATTCAGTTCCTTAAAAAGGAGATTCTACAATCAAAAGGAGTTCAACAATTAGTTTCAACTGATATGACTGAGTTAATTAATCTTGCTGCGGCTGACAAAAG GGATGAGCTTTGTGGTTTCTCACGGGAAGTAGCAAGATTTGGAAATATGTGTAAAGATCCGCAGTGGCACAATCTAGATCGATATTTCTCAAG ATTAGACTTGGACCATGCCTTGGGTGATATGCAATCCAAGGTAGAGGCAGAAAAGACAATGCAGGAGATTACCAGTCTAGCTCAGCAGACTTCT GAATTGTACCATGAATTAAATGCTTATGACCGTTTTGAACAAGATTATCAGCAAAAGATTAAGGAAATGGAGTCCTTAAATCTTCCTTTAAAAG GTGAGGGTATCACGTTTTTTCAAAGTGAGCTAAAGCATCAAAGAAAGATTGTGAGGAGCTTGAAAAAGAAGTCTCTTTGGTCCAGAAACATGGAAGAG ATAGTTGAAAAGCTTGTTGATATCGTTACCTATATGCATCAAACTATTCATGAGTTCCTCGGAAACAACG CTGCTGCCGATAACTATAGTAAAGGGTCTCAAAGACTGGGCGAAGCTGGTCTTGCACTGCACTATGCTAATATCATCAATCAGATAAATATGATT GCTTCTCGCCCAACAGCTCTTCCCCCAAATACAAGGGACACGTTATATCATGGTTTGCCTAATAATATCAAGAGTTCTCTTCCCTCTCGGTTGCAATCCATTGATGTCACAAAAGAG CTGCCGATCACTCAGATTAAAGCCGAAATGGATAAGACTCTTCAATGCCTTCTTCCATTTGCCACAAATACTATCAA AGCACATCAAGGTTTTGGATGGATCGGTGAATGGGCAAACACAAG TGGTAACGATTTTGGTGAGAGTACACCCGCTGAAAGTAGTAAGCTGATGCGCATCCAGACACTCTATTATGCTGATAAGCATAAAATCGATAATTACATCGTTGAATTGTTGGCATGGCTTCACCATCTGATAAGCTTTGTAAGATCCAGACAGAATACCCTGAAGCAAATGCCTATGCGATCTCCTCCAAAAGGGAGATTCCAGCCCAAGATGCTTGAGTTCCTTTCCCCAGACGGCAGTGGCAACAAGACGTTGGGACGTGAAGTCTCTGAAGAGGATAGGAGGTTGTTAGAGGAGGTGATTACAAGGAGGAGCCGTCCTGGAATTAGCAAAAGCATGGATTTTGATGctccaaagaaaagagaatcaaGAAGAGATCGGTACATGGCCAAAAGCGCTAGCAGTTCGCCTGTCAAGGAGTTCTTGGGTACGGGTATGGGTACGAGACTCGGCTCAGAGCAACAAAACTACAACGTTTTGGATATCATGGATGGATTAGGATACCGAGACCTTTCATTCTGA
- the LOC112763633 gene encoding uncharacterized protein: MKFNTKWEFKEAVREFTIQEGRRMRFRKNDGKRVRAVWKVKDYKWVVYASRDHEDSCWNCEATTYFKTKYDLSLNRNSISRALCDARNIVYGEAKEQYAMLRDYGETLLKTNPGSTVQICTKPQPNGEVIFKRMYVCLSGCKSGFRAGCRPLLGLDGAFLKTIFGGQILSAVGQDANHHIYVIAWAVVEVENFENWKWFLELLHEDLGDYKTHGWNFISDMQKYIKRSKLLDYYGERVSKIGTIIVIDEERITACYESGDAWCRPPFLCLALVVKFQQAVEGPGAEGTVMGDYMDRIKRLNADAWRYLDKWPREAWTRSQFRHNPKLDSICNNSCEVFNSKIKEARGKPILTLLEEVRMFVMRTMAKNKVKLDNHLGLLPPVIKSRLEKVRKESRHWHAIWSGDTGYEKFEVHGRPTNHVVDLGKILWIPCVHACAALAIVNKHPEDFCHKFITMESYKETYKPLAPPIKRKPGNLQTKRRKDSDEGTSSSKKSKPGTAMKRQLRPFTCKYCLQKDHTKRGCKKKRAADAAQATADATAVAKAAEAAKDPKNATA, translated from the exons ATGAAGTTCAATACTAAGTGGGAGTTCAAGGAGGCAGTGAGGGAGTTCACTATACAAGAAGGGAGACGGATGAGGTTCAGGAAGAACGACGGGAAAAGGGTAAGGGCAGTATGGAAGGTGAAGGATTACAAGTGGGTTGTGTATGCATCAAGGGACCACGAAGACAGTTGCTG GAACTGTGAGGCTACAACATATTTCAAGACGAAATACGACTTGTCGCTCAATAGGAATTCTATATCACGGGCACTGTGTGATGCTAGGAATATAGTCTATGGGGAAGCGAAGGAGCAATATGCTATGCTTAGGGACTATGGTGAAACACTGTTGAAAACCAACCCAGGATCCACTGTTCAGATTTGCACAAAGCCACAGCCTAATGGTGAGGTCATATTTAAGAGGATGTATGTTTGCTTGAGTGGGTGCAAGTCAGGTTTCAGGGCTGGCTGTCGTCCGTTACTTGGACTTGATGGGGCTTTTCTAAAAACTATTTTTGGGGGGCAAATTCTATCGGCTGTTGGACAAGATGCTAATCATCATATATACGTTATTGCCTGGGCAGTTGTGGAGGTGGAGAACTTTGAGAATTGGAAGTGGTTTCTAGAGTTGTTGCATGAAGACCTTGGAGACTACAAGACTCATGGGTGGAACTTCATCTCTGATATGCAAAAG TACATAAAGCGCAGTAAACTTCT GGACTATTATGGTGAACGAGTTTCAAAAATAGGGACTATTATAGTGATCGATGAGGAAA GGATTACTGCCTGCTATGAAAGCGGTGATGCCTGGTGTAGGCCACCGTTTCTGTGTCTGGCACTTGTGGTGAAATTTCAACAAGCAGTGGAAGGACCTGGAGCTGAGGGGACTGTTATGGGA GATTACATGGATAGGATAAAGAGGCTGAACGCGGACGCATGGAGGTATCTTGACAAGTGGCCCAGGGAGGCATGGACGAGGTCACAGTTCAGACACAACCCGAAATTGGACTCGATTTGCAACAACTCTTGTGAGGTTTTTAATTCAAAGATCAAAGAAGCAAGGGGAAAGCCTATACTTACTCTCTTAGAAGAGGTGAGGATGTTTGTCATGAGGACTATGGCTAAAAACAAGGTGAAGTTGGACAATCACCTGGGGCTGTTACCACCCGTAATCAAAAGTAGGCTAGAAAAGGTGAGGAAGGAGTCCAGACATTGGCATGCTATATGGTCTGGAGATACTGGGTATGAGAAGTTTGAGGTCCATGGGCGTCCTACAAACCATGTGGTGGACTTGGGAAAAATATTAT GGATTCCATGCGTTCATGCTTGTGCTGCACTGGCCATAGTGAACAAGCACCCGGAGGATTTCTGCCACAAGTTCATAACCATGGAGTCTTACAAGGAAACATACAA GCCATTGGCACCACCAATCAAGAGGAAGCCAGGGAACCTTCAAACAAAGAGGAGGAAGGACTCCGATGAAGGCACAAGTTCTAGCAAGAAATCTAAGCCAGGTACAGCCATGAAAAGACAGCTTCGGCCTTTCACTTGCAAGTACTGCTTGCAGAAAGATCACACCAAGAGAGGATGTAAAAAGAAAAGAGCAGCTGATGCTGCTCAAGCTACAGCTGATGCTACGGCTGTTGCAAAGGCTGCAGAGGCTGCTAAAGACCCTAAAAATGCAACTGCCTAA
- the LOC112765082 gene encoding protein PSK SIMULATOR 2 isoform X1, giving the protein MPSADFEVKAELAEALGLLFEEKMGAVCSAGMAEGNAELRGKNTLGFSGKLKKEDSFINKKSETFSDSRSNSRGKKQKKQVADFSGELKSSSPAPKGAKQFIHRGSFLGRASEKAVDVLDSLGSGMPKLNTNSGFASGMASRGKRISILAFEVANTITKGSILFQSLSEENIQFLKKEILQSKGVQQLVSTDMTELINLAAADKRDELCGFSREVARFGNMCKDPQWHNLDRYFSRLDLDHALGDMQSKVEAEKTMQEITSLAQQTSELYHELNAYDRFEQDYQQKIKEMESLNLPLKGEGITFFQSELKHQRKIVRSLKKKSLWSRNMEEIVEKLVDIVTYMHQTIHEFLGNNGTAAADNYSKGSQRLGEAGLALHYANIINQINMIASRPTALPPNTRDTLYHGLPNNIKSSLPSRLQSIDVTKELPITQIKAEMDKTLQCLLPFATNTIKAHQGFGWIGEWANTSGNDFGESTPAESSKLMRIQTLYYADKHKIDNYIVELLAWLHHLISFVRSRQNTLKQMPMRSPPKGRFQPKMLEFLSPDGSGNKTLGREVSEEDRRLLEEVITRRSRPGISKSMDFDAPKKRESRRDRYMAKSASSSPVKEFLGTGMGTRLGSEQQNYNVLDIMDGLGYRDLSF; this is encoded by the exons ATGCCAT CTGCGGATTTTGAAGTAAAAGCTGAATTAGCGGAAGCATTGGGTTTGCTATTTGAAGAAAAAATGGGAGCGGTTTGTTCAGCTGGCATGGCTGAGGGCAATGCTGAGCTGCGAGGGAAGAATACTTTGGGGTTTTCTGGGAAGCTTAAGAAGGAAGATAGCTTTATCAACAAAAAGTCAGAAACTTTTTCAGATTCAAGGAGTAATAGTCGtggtaaaaagcaaaagaagcaGGTCGCTGATTTTTCCGGCGAACTCAAATCCTCCAGTCCCGCTCCAAAAGGGGCAAAACAG TTCATCCACAGGGGCTCTTTTCTGGGAAGAGCTAGTGAGAAGGCCGTTGATGTTCTAGACTCACTTGGGAGTGGCATGCCAAAGTTAAACACCAACAGCGGGTTTGCCTCTGGAATGGCTTCTAGAGGCAAAAGAATATCTATATTGGCTTTTGAAGTAGCTAATACAATAACCAAAGGGTCAATTCTGTTTCAATCACTTTCTGAAGAGAACATTCAGTTCCTTAAAAAGGAGATTCTACAATCAAAAGGAGTTCAACAATTAGTTTCAACTGATATGACTGAGTTAATTAATCTTGCTGCGGCTGACAAAAG GGATGAGCTTTGTGGTTTCTCACGGGAAGTAGCAAGATTTGGAAATATGTGTAAAGATCCGCAGTGGCACAATCTAGATCGATATTTCTCAAG ATTAGACTTGGACCATGCCTTGGGTGATATGCAATCCAAGGTAGAGGCAGAAAAGACAATGCAGGAGATTACCAGTCTAGCTCAGCAGACTTCT GAATTGTACCATGAATTAAATGCTTATGACCGTTTTGAACAAGATTATCAGCAAAAGATTAAGGAAATGGAGTCCTTAAATCTTCCTTTAAAAG GTGAGGGTATCACGTTTTTTCAAAGTGAGCTAAAGCATCAAAGAAAGATTGTGAGGAGCTTGAAAAAGAAGTCTCTTTGGTCCAGAAACATGGAAGAG ATAGTTGAAAAGCTTGTTGATATCGTTACCTATATGCATCAAACTATTCATGAGTTCCTCGGAAACAACG GTACAGCTGCTGCCGATAACTATAGTAAAGGGTCTCAAAGACTGGGCGAAGCTGGTCTTGCACTGCACTATGCTAATATCATCAATCAGATAAATATGATT GCTTCTCGCCCAACAGCTCTTCCCCCAAATACAAGGGACACGTTATATCATGGTTTGCCTAATAATATCAAGAGTTCTCTTCCCTCTCGGTTGCAATCCATTGATGTCACAAAAGAG CTGCCGATCACTCAGATTAAAGCCGAAATGGATAAGACTCTTCAATGCCTTCTTCCATTTGCCACAAATACTATCAA AGCACATCAAGGTTTTGGATGGATCGGTGAATGGGCAAACACAAG TGGTAACGATTTTGGTGAGAGTACACCCGCTGAAAGTAGTAAGCTGATGCGCATCCAGACACTCTATTATGCTGATAAGCATAAAATCGATAATTACATCGTTGAATTGTTGGCATGGCTTCACCATCTGATAAGCTTTGTAAGATCCAGACAGAATACCCTGAAGCAAATGCCTATGCGATCTCCTCCAAAAGGGAGATTCCAGCCCAAGATGCTTGAGTTCCTTTCCCCAGACGGCAGTGGCAACAAGACGTTGGGACGTGAAGTCTCTGAAGAGGATAGGAGGTTGTTAGAGGAGGTGATTACAAGGAGGAGCCGTCCTGGAATTAGCAAAAGCATGGATTTTGATGctccaaagaaaagagaatcaaGAAGAGATCGGTACATGGCCAAAAGCGCTAGCAGTTCGCCTGTCAAGGAGTTCTTGGGTACGGGTATGGGTACGAGACTCGGCTCAGAGCAACAAAACTACAACGTTTTGGATATCATGGATGGATTAGGATACCGAGACCTTTCATTCTGA